The genomic window TGGAGTCCAGGGCTAATACAAGGGGGTTGGCAACAACTGTCAATTTTAAAGTGCATCCAAAACTCAGATCTCTGacatcaatgaaaaaaaaaaaaagctacctcaactaaatcatctcaaaGCTATTTGCATAATGGGTCCAGAGGCGGCACAATATAAGTAGGGAGGCACTAGCCATCCAAAGAGAACTTCGCACCCGTTCTATTGGATACTGCAAGTGTCTGTAGTAAAGAAGGAAAACTCTGAAGCTCAGATGTGCAAATACATCTAAAGAAGGAATGAACTGAAGATCCTCTTGGGAGAAAGATCAACCAAACCCAGAAAACACAATCCAGGTAATTTATACATTTTTAAGCTGCCTCCTTACCTTTTCTTCTTAAGATTGTACTGGATAGTATAGCATTCCTCAGCATGCCACTGTTAGAGCCACTATTCAAGGATTTTGTCAGAGAGTAATAGAAGTCTGCCATTAAGAGAGGTAACACTTGTTTTCTGTTTAGAAACTGGTGTATTGTCTTCTAAAACTTTTAGCAGAGAGTGTGTATTTCTTTCACTGAGCAAGTCTGCTAGGGATATTATTTAGCTAATTGGAATGCATAGTAACATACATGAACATAATAACATGAACTTCACTGTTTGGTAAATAAATGATCAGAACTTAGAGAAAATGTGTTAGGTGCTTCAGAAATTCCAGACACAGATCAGAACATGTAGATACTATTTTTATGCATGTGGGTTGTAAAATGTGATGATATTCTTTGACTTGACCAAAAAGTGGTAGgtgctttccaaacacagaagATAGTCCCTGACCTAAGAGTGCACAAATATATTATAtgaatctctctctcactcaccccccccccattttgaGTGTGTACCCACAAGAAAGAAAACTCAGTTGCTTATTTAAGGTGAATTTCTAACTAAAGGCAGAACAAAACTGTGCTGCAAACCCTGGGATTATTTTAAGGCAGTCCTTTAGTTTAACAGAGGGAGTTATTTAATGAAAACCATCCTTGGGGCAGGTGTACGTGCATGTGTAAAATACAAAACAATATGCTAACAGTTTCAAAAGGGAAGGCTAGAATAGTCTGATCAAAAGATATTAAAAAATGCTAAATGTATATGACATTTAAAACCCAAATAGCTGTTCTGTACAGAAAGTGAGCTAGCCCTTGACATTACCTACAAAGAATTTGCAAATTCTTTGGAGCACGTCAAACAAAGTGAGAGAGCGGTAAGAAAAATTAAAAGGGACAGGAAATAATTTCCATGAGACACTCCAGTCTCTGCAGCAGCTCAGAGCGCTTTGTACTTACCCAGGCTTCTTCCTGAGTTACTAGGTACATTGTAATTATTGTTGGTTTTGTTCCATTGCTCTTCCCTGTCCTTTACTTTCCCATAAAAGCTGCAGGAACTCCTTTCCCACAATGACATCCAtccggctgctgctgctctccctaACTCTCTCCAGTGTCTGTGTCAGTCTGGGGCAGCTCATTCCAGAGGCAAACGAGAATGGAGATAGAAGCCATTTGGATGACATCCTGCAAAGGGCAGAAAGCATCATCCTTCGGTCTATCCTTAAgaaagcagaagaggaggaagagactAATAAAGGTAGACGTGACATTGGTGCTGTTAGCACGCTGCTTAGATGGCGATCTTTAATTTCGTTGTGCTTAGTTCCTAGGgtctatttttcttttctgagaataataaataaaaggggggaagagttaggccagctgtgacacagagaaatcaggaaaAGAGATTTTCTTCCCTAGGGAGCCTGGGAACTGCTGCACCAGATCAGACCAATGCTCCACCTAGCCTGGCATCATGTAGAAGATGCTTCAGAAGGGATGATAGAATCACTGTGATGAACCTGCCTGTACAGAAGGttcctgcaggggcagctctaaagTTAAAACAAGGCAATCGTActctcagctgctccctgctagcctccTTGTCACCTGGACATCAGATGCTCCTTACCACTCACACTCCCCCTGTCAGAATGCAAGGGGTCACATTTCCATGGAGTGCCCAGGCTGCCGCTGGCAACATCTCACAAATCCTCTGCTCCcaacagccacagcagcagaAACTGGCCCTGATCGGAAGCTTGTGGAAGAAAAGGTGCAGGTAGCTGCAGGTCCTGTTGCCAGAAGGAAAGGGAGAAGGGAGCTGGCCCTAGAAAGCCCACCCTCACCTtcctagaaacttacttttctttttttaaatgaaagcagagattctcagGTAGTCATATGAatccaggagctagggctttaagaaaaggTATAAATATCGCAAGACATGCAATAAAAATCATAAGAACTGGTTGCACTGAGTTCCCAGACTTTCAAGATGTCCTTTACTCCCCTGCCTCTACCTGCCACTCAGCCCTACCACCTCCCCTGGCATGCAGCTCCTGCCCTGTACCCACCTCTGCTGGCACTGCAACTAAGCGCCTCACACTGCCCCTGTGCCTCCAGCCCCTAGCCTGACTTTACAGCAGCCCCCTTTCCCAAATTTCTATGGAGCAATGCTCTAGAATAGCATATTGGGTCCTATCATTGGATTGCCTCCCAATTCTTTttcagactggatttttttttctttcaaaccaTCCTTGCTGAAATGATCATATGTCAGTCTGCACTTGGCTACCccatccagagtaactccattccACTCCACAGAGTTGCTCTAGGTTTACAGTGGTGTGACTGGGAGTGGCATATAACCCTATGCTCCCTCCAGAGCTATAATAAATATACCCCAGGGAGCTCACAGTTCAGCTTCCAGATGAGTAATGATAATCACGAAAGTTCATTAACGCTGGTCATTTCCTTGGACAGAACCAAGCGCTCCTCAGCCAGACTCGTTTTCCAAAAGACAACACCCTGGGAAGAGATTCCCCAGTGACCTAGAGAAGAGGCAGCACCCTGGGAAaagggaagatgaggaagaggcATCTTATGGAGAAACTCAGAAGAGACAACATCCAGGGAAAAGAGAGGAAGACGATGACCTTGACAGTGACATGGAGCTGCAGAAGAGACAGCATCCTGGCAGGAGGTCATTGTGGGACCAGTATGTTGATATCCCTAGCACTGAACTGGCCTTTCGGAATGAACTATCCAAAAGGCAACACCCGGGCAAGAGGTCTCTGATTTACAACAAGCGTCAACATCctggcaagaggagctgggatgACAAGCTGGATCTGGGCGACCAAGACATGGAGAAACGCCAGCACCCTGGAAGAAGATACATGGATTCTGAAAGTCCAGATTATGATGCCCCCTGTGACCTCCAGGATTCCTTCAACTGTCGCAAAGGCAGCTTCTTGCTCGAGTTACTAGATAATGTCAACAACGGCAGAGtagaagagaagcagcagcatcctgGGAGGAGGTTTGCTTGGGAAGGTGAAGCAGGAGCAGAGAAGTGAGAAAGGGCGATTGCATTGGCCATCATTTACATTTGATTCAGTGTGATCTGCCAGGCCACCtaaagttctgttcattcccctccCTACTCTCTGCTGCTGACCTGCCATATGAGTAACTCCTTAGAAATAAAGCTAAAGTCCTCGAGGATTAAAGCCCTGATTCAGCTAGATACTACGCATGTACatggtcccactgaagtaaatggcacatctcacatatttaaagttaagGATGTGCTTACTTTGCTGACTCAGGGCACTAGGCTTAATCCTGCCAAgtgctgagtgccttcaactCCCACCAACATGGTAATTGAGGGTGCTCAGTATCttacaggatcaggctctaagaTGATCCTTTATGTGGACCCACCAATGAGGGCTAGAATGGCCCCGTTATATGAGTTCAGGATACTAGATGATGAAGCAGAATAATTGCATAAGAAGAGCCATGTAAGTGAAAACAAGGGAATACAAGTGAATTTACAGAGTGGGAGAGAAcaactacaacaacaacaacatgaagtgatttcaaaatgaaatttaacaGGGTTTTACTTTTAAATAATACATTAGTGAAACATGTACGCTTATGCACTTCAGCCTATTCTGATAATAAACATTAATTCCTGGGCAGAGAGAGATTATGCGCATATGTAACAAACTGGATGTTTAGCTTTAAACCTTGCCTTCAaacaaacgactcaaaaccaaacaatatttcatttagaaaactACAGAACAAGGACATTTAACATGTCATAACAATTCAACAAGTTGAGAAGAACCGTGTGTGTGACTACACAGCAGGGTCCTCTAATCAATACATCTACATTTCAGTCATTTGATTTGAAACCGATGTCTTCTCTTTATTAGACAGCAACATTTTAAATTGCAACAAGCAGGCATTTTCTCTATAGGagaatttttgttgttcttctaaTTCAGTTTCTCCCGCTCCTCATTAAAAAACGTTTTCACTTTATGTGGTCTACAGATTCTGCAAGGTGTTTATTTAGCATGAACAATTAATAAATATCAATAGTCAATCCCATTGTAACTTTGGGTGTCCTTTATGGTTGTGCAAATGCAATTCAATAACATGAAAAATATCAACTCCTCCTGAGTTTAAAttaatatgaaaaatatttttctaggaATCATTATCTTGCATCCTGGTGGTTACTACATGTTTGTATATAGAACTATTTTGCTATTGAAGTGGAAGGCTGATTTGTACAAAATATAGTACAGTCCCTTTTGAAACCTTCTACTTGTGTATTATAATAAAGATATGCATCTGGAATAAACCCACAAGCATCCTTGTTATACAGCTGCACAATGAACGTCAGTTATTTGACTCTGAGACTTATACACAAAAGCATGTTTTAGTCTAAGTCAGACTGGTTCTACATAACATAAGAAATTTTATTTCTTTGGTACACGTACAGGTTGAACCTTGAAATGTCGGTCAATCTGTGCAGCATGGGTATGTGTCTATACAAAGACAACCTTTCAGGCCAGTGACAAGAGATGGAGTAATTCACCATTCTTTAATGCTTGGACAACACTTAATGCTCTGTGCTTAGTAACcagttacacaggtgtaactaaGATTGGAGTCTGACCTGGTTACTGCAACTGCATGAACAGATTGTGCATTTGAACACACACATTTCACATTAGATATCTAAGCAGTCATTTGCACACGTAACTACAAATAGTTGTATGTGTGTGGTGACATGCAAATTGGCCTGCAATGCATACCACCCTAGGTTTATTATTAAAATCTGACACTGTGCAACTCACCTACTTCACAGTGTATCAGCAGCAGAGCAAAGAacaggaactaggagtgctgACTCCATATTTCCTGGTCTTACCTCTAGATACACTGATTTTCTTGATCAATAGACATTTATCAAGTGATGTTGAGGTCATCTGCTATGTTAGAAGTAGTAGCACTATGGTCAATATAGCccatggcttttaaaaaaatctggtttttcA from Gopherus flavomarginatus isolate rGopFla2 chromosome 6, rGopFla2.mat.asm, whole genome shotgun sequence includes these protein-coding regions:
- the TRH gene encoding thyrotropin releasing hormone, encoding MTSIRLLLLSLTLSSVCVSLGQLIPEANENGDRSHLDDILQRAESIILRSILKKAEEEEETNKEPSAPQPDSFSKRQHPGKRFPSDLEKRQHPGKREDEEEASYGETQKRQHPGKREEDDDLDSDMELQKRQHPGRRSLWDQYVDIPSTELAFRNELSKRQHPGKRSLIYNKRQHPGKRSWDDKLDLGDQDMEKRQHPGRRYMDSESPDYDAPCDLQDSFNCRKGSFLLELLDNVNNGRVEEKQQHPGRRFAWEGEAGAEK